One window of Heptranchias perlo isolate sHepPer1 unplaced genomic scaffold, sHepPer1.hap1 HAP1_SCAFFOLD_143, whole genome shotgun sequence genomic DNA carries:
- the LOC137308903 gene encoding Fc receptor-like protein 2 isoform X1: protein MKKICLLLIFLQSTPRGTTQAHDPVVVVRYPRSGIVKEGEKFTLQCLHSKKYIRWYKDDKYLYGFSNEFYESRAHSRSGGSYQCETWTPTWRKSKSLEVVTIAHDKILTLEVKPRAALRGQSIFLKCLVSHWVGGRSHVFLWYRNEKLITPTDESECTIENAQDSDEASYRCELKIGDRKWVSPEVDVTITELFSRVTLRADPQAKIFEGQQLKLVCSVETSRPNILLQYTFFKNDQPLNFDSYENDYRTELASLSDSGTYLCEANALLIGVKKKSDQVSVSVKQLFSRVTLRAEPQAQIFEGQQLKLVCSVETLRPNTRLQYSFYKNEQPLNFTSYQNYYRTELASLSDSGTYLCEANALDIGVKKKSDQVSVSVKQIPVSKPQLSISPGKELIEGGTAALTCSVSNGSTPITYIFYKDSNQEFHLEKSDRKGIIYQIAKVNKSTKGNYSCAVSNEGAEFGLHSEFVAVAVIVPVAGAFLTSNTNKTEISAGFRLVLRCLVTEGTEPRFHWYLNDRQLENISESYHLNADGSELIINSFEISHGGRYHCVATNRGKEVGIFNTTSNHIDVTVVVQSHTTAITASVVPLLLIAVLIALVFFKLRNKKQDNSSRISQPQGEGTGIGAQSLSGEIPAANSEYAVVGSARNTDDTKPAADLVYSVVTIKKATDVDKDVGVAGWKQENKNDPNDYYITYATLKHANTEVSFEGGQMEEEDDRDANVYENLPRK from the exons TGCAAAGTACGCCTCGCGGGACCACTCAAG CTCATGATCCAGTAGTGGTCGTTCGTTATCCCAGGAGTGGAATCGTAAAAGAAGGAGAGAAATTTACACTGCAGTGTCTGCACAGCAAAAAATACATTCGTTGGTATAAAGATGATAAatatttatatggattttcaaatgaGTTTTACGAAAGCCGTGCGCACAGTCGCAGTGGAGGGTCTTACCAGTGTGAAACGTGGACGCCCACATGGAGGAAGAGTAAATCTCTGGAAGTGGTCACCATCG CTCATGATAAGATTTTAACACTCGAAGTAAAACCAAGAGCTGCATTGCGAGGTCAAAGCATTTTCCTGAAGTGTTTGGTGTCTCACTGGGTGGGAGGAAGATCTCACGTCTTCCTGTGGTATCGAAATGAAAAGTTAATAACACCAACTGATGAATCTGAGTGTACCATAGAAAATGCGCAAGATTCAGATGAGGCATCATATCGGTGTGAACTCAAAATAGGCGACAGGAAGTGGGTTTCACCGGAAGTAGACGTCACCATAACAG AGCTCTTCTCCAGAGTTACTTTGAGGGCTGACCCTCAAGCTAAAATATTTGAGGGGCAACAGTTAAAACTCGTCTGCTCGGTTGAAACATCCCGGCCCAATATTCTGCTTCAATACACATTTTTCAAAAATGACCAACCACTGAATTTTGATTCATACGAAAACGATTACCGAACTGAGCTGGCTTCGCTGAGCGATTCAGGGACTTACCTGTGTGAAGCAAATGCTTTGCTCATTGGAGTGAAAAAGAAGAGTGACCAGGTTTCGGTTTCAGTCAAAC AGCTCTTCTCCAGAGTTACTTTGAGGGCTGAGCCTCAAGCTCAAATATTTGAGGGGCAACAATTAAAACTCGTCTGCTCTGTTGAAACATTACGGCCCAATACTCGGCTCCAATACAGCTTTTACAAAAATGAACAACCATTGAATTTTACTTCATACCAAAACTATTACCGAACTGAGCTGGCTTCGCTGAGCGACTCAGGGACCTACCTGTGTGAAGCAAATGCTTTGGACATTGGAGTGAAAAAGAAGAGTGACCAGGTTTCGGTTTCAGTCAAAC AAATCCCAGTGTCAAAACCGCAACTATCAATCAGCCCCGGGAAAGAGCTGATAGAGGGCGGCACAGCGGCGTTAACCTGCTCAGTGTCCAACGGTTCGACTCCAATTACCTACATTTTCTACAAAGACTCAAATCAAGAATTCCACCTGGAGAAGTCTGACCGGAAAGGAATTATTTACCAAATCGCCAAAGTCAACAAAAGCACCAAGGGAAATTACAGTTGCGCGGTTTCAAACGAAGGGGCAGAATTTGGTCTACATAGCGAGTTCGTTGCGGTTGCAGTGATCG ttcccGTGGCTGGCGCTTTCCTCACATCCAATACAAACAAGACTGAGATTTCAGCAGGGTTCCGCCTCGTCCTCCGGTGCCTGGTGACGGAAGGCACTGAGCCGCGTTTCCACTGGTACCTGAACGACCGACAGTTAGAAAACATCAGCGAATCGTATCACTTAAACGCGGACGGGAGTGAGCTCATTATCAATTCGTTCGAGATAAGCCACGGAGGGCGATATCACTGTGTTGCGACCAACAGAGGGAAGGAAGTCGGGATATTTAACACAACCAGCAACCACATAGATGTCACGGTAGTAG TGCAGAGTCACACAACCGCGATCACAGCATCGGTGGTCCCACTGCTTCTCATCGCTGTGCTGATTGCATTGGTTTTCTTCAAACTTCGGAACAAGAAGCAAG ACAATTCTTCAAGAATTTCGCAGCCGCAGGG GGAGGGAACTGGAATCGGAGCTCAATCGCTGAGTGGAGAAATACCTGCAGCTAATTCCGAATACGCAGTTGTGGGATCAGCCCGGAATACCG ATGATACCAAACCTGCTGCCGATTTAGTGTATTCGGTGGTCACGATCAAAAAGGCAACGGATGTTG ataAAGATGTTGGTGTCGCAGGATGGAAACAG
- the LOC137308903 gene encoding Fc receptor-like protein 2 isoform X2, translating to MKKICLLLIFLQSTPRGTTQAHDPVVVVRYPRSGIVKEGEKFTLQCLHSKKYIRWYKDDKYLYGFSNEFYESRAHSRSGGSYQCETWTPTWRKSKSLEVVTIAHDKILTLEVKPRAALRGQSIFLKCLVSHWVGGRSHVFLWYRNEKLITPTDESECTIENAQDSDEASYRCELKIGDRKWVSPEVDVTITELFSRVTLRADPQAKIFEGQQLKLVCSVETSRPNILLQYTFFKNDQPLNFDSYENDYRTELASLSDSGTYLCEANALLIGVKKKSDQVSVSVKQLFSRVTLRAEPQAQIFEGQQLKLVCSVETLRPNTRLQYSFYKNEQPLNFTSYQNYYRTELASLSDSGTYLCEANALDIGVKKKSDQVSVSVKQIPVSKPQLSISPGKELIEGGTAALTCSVSNGSTPITYIFYKDSNQEFHLEKSDRKGIIYQIAKVNKSTKGNYSCAVSNEGAEFGLHSEFVAVAVIVPVAGAFLTSNTNKTEISAGFRLVLRCLVTEGTEPRFHWYLNDRQLENISESYHLNADGSELIINSFEISHGGRYHCVATNRGKEVGIFNTTSNHIDVTVCRVTQPRSQHRWSHCFSSLC from the exons TGCAAAGTACGCCTCGCGGGACCACTCAAG CTCATGATCCAGTAGTGGTCGTTCGTTATCCCAGGAGTGGAATCGTAAAAGAAGGAGAGAAATTTACACTGCAGTGTCTGCACAGCAAAAAATACATTCGTTGGTATAAAGATGATAAatatttatatggattttcaaatgaGTTTTACGAAAGCCGTGCGCACAGTCGCAGTGGAGGGTCTTACCAGTGTGAAACGTGGACGCCCACATGGAGGAAGAGTAAATCTCTGGAAGTGGTCACCATCG CTCATGATAAGATTTTAACACTCGAAGTAAAACCAAGAGCTGCATTGCGAGGTCAAAGCATTTTCCTGAAGTGTTTGGTGTCTCACTGGGTGGGAGGAAGATCTCACGTCTTCCTGTGGTATCGAAATGAAAAGTTAATAACACCAACTGATGAATCTGAGTGTACCATAGAAAATGCGCAAGATTCAGATGAGGCATCATATCGGTGTGAACTCAAAATAGGCGACAGGAAGTGGGTTTCACCGGAAGTAGACGTCACCATAACAG AGCTCTTCTCCAGAGTTACTTTGAGGGCTGACCCTCAAGCTAAAATATTTGAGGGGCAACAGTTAAAACTCGTCTGCTCGGTTGAAACATCCCGGCCCAATATTCTGCTTCAATACACATTTTTCAAAAATGACCAACCACTGAATTTTGATTCATACGAAAACGATTACCGAACTGAGCTGGCTTCGCTGAGCGATTCAGGGACTTACCTGTGTGAAGCAAATGCTTTGCTCATTGGAGTGAAAAAGAAGAGTGACCAGGTTTCGGTTTCAGTCAAAC AGCTCTTCTCCAGAGTTACTTTGAGGGCTGAGCCTCAAGCTCAAATATTTGAGGGGCAACAATTAAAACTCGTCTGCTCTGTTGAAACATTACGGCCCAATACTCGGCTCCAATACAGCTTTTACAAAAATGAACAACCATTGAATTTTACTTCATACCAAAACTATTACCGAACTGAGCTGGCTTCGCTGAGCGACTCAGGGACCTACCTGTGTGAAGCAAATGCTTTGGACATTGGAGTGAAAAAGAAGAGTGACCAGGTTTCGGTTTCAGTCAAAC AAATCCCAGTGTCAAAACCGCAACTATCAATCAGCCCCGGGAAAGAGCTGATAGAGGGCGGCACAGCGGCGTTAACCTGCTCAGTGTCCAACGGTTCGACTCCAATTACCTACATTTTCTACAAAGACTCAAATCAAGAATTCCACCTGGAGAAGTCTGACCGGAAAGGAATTATTTACCAAATCGCCAAAGTCAACAAAAGCACCAAGGGAAATTACAGTTGCGCGGTTTCAAACGAAGGGGCAGAATTTGGTCTACATAGCGAGTTCGTTGCGGTTGCAGTGATCG ttcccGTGGCTGGCGCTTTCCTCACATCCAATACAAACAAGACTGAGATTTCAGCAGGGTTCCGCCTCGTCCTCCGGTGCCTGGTGACGGAAGGCACTGAGCCGCGTTTCCACTGGTACCTGAACGACCGACAGTTAGAAAACATCAGCGAATCGTATCACTTAAACGCGGACGGGAGTGAGCTCATTATCAATTCGTTCGAGATAAGCCACGGAGGGCGATATCACTGTGTTGCGACCAACAGAGGGAAGGAAGTCGGGATATTTAACACAACCAGCAACCACATAGATGTCACGGTA TGCAGAGTCACACAACCGCGATCACAGCATCGGTGGTCCCACTGCTTCTCATCGCTGTGCTGA